Proteins from one Triticum aestivum cultivar Chinese Spring chromosome 7A, IWGSC CS RefSeq v2.1, whole genome shotgun sequence genomic window:
- the LOC123149743 gene encoding uncharacterized protein isoform X6 — protein MDPRGGITQIELEYMVHDEDAEPIALPLPLLEKITNYFSHELIIGRGGFAVVYKVSRVLLLLQAVLDNGIVTVKRLFDTHMHEEQFQGEVECLMKVKHKNIVRFLGYCADTQGNISDYKGKMVMADVQQRLLCFEYLPKGSLDGYITDSPGELNWRKRYDIIKGICEGLNYPHQNNILHLDLTPGNILLDEDMMPKITDFGLSRCFEEDQTGVITKNVAGTRGYLAPECYNKEIVLAHKFDLYSLGVIMIEILTGKKGCQVTIENVLQIWNNTVLDALQWGQIRVCAKIGMECTEVDPAKRPASMKHIMDWLAEIECSTHVIPAGGTRELLLVHPSALCFPFEPNKAITCPLQLTNNTDKHVAFRLMDNSMESSFLRLPLYDVMPPNTPYTLIVTTQEKEDLPRKYIIDVILQSATLILGDDDHINTFRSQPDKFFQETGNDIQVVKRKALYTLTHIATSFSKPILSTVKVHVYIEMHLSCLDTNRAKQWIIIGDENGHVGFWDYPTQKKVDALKVSASRVTCIRFIERKQWIVAGTEDGYLHVYSYETRIQKITSLRVGAIENLESRAAHTHLAIHPTQPYLLSVYGFKVKLWDWDVGWECIQTFENEELMTILRVAFNPNDTFATASMDCTVEVWSLDSPEFIYTLVGHSSIVNCLDFFTCDDQEYLVTGSHDQTAKIWDLRKMMCIHTLEAFVSPVMSLLYQPDLQILITGSKDGAIYLWSTTNCGNYSCPPTLNRVIKIGCVGAVYHIACVMGGLVIGKENAVAIMDIDDVNYQEQPTDKSEQQLSACTTHHAGDMSKQEKAGSISKLLDVHPLELRFPYCPNEPIPCSLHLTNNTDENVAFRLVDKSGKSPWCFAKLPLCGIVPHGSTYTLTVTMKEEMKLKEETDFDLVIQSSLLGDKYIEVFNDQSESDTFFKEAKQFGNMVHEVTLKAVYVQYGEITSENISVKYNPDSLWSLDAHPTEPWILTGHNSGYARIWNNEMKFLINSFKVSDQDAGLMLLNWDLSWKTTRIFESEAVTAEAVAFNTRDTNSFASGSYDGEVQVWRFDSSDPEYSLLGHLKKVTCLDFVTCGDQQYLISGSYDATVKIWDLQKRECICTLEAMSPVHCVLAHPNLPVIITGTEHGIIHLWNSTDFRLKRTISLGGGGPVITLGCLMGSPRVVIGQENAFFAMDIHDDWGGQPQGRDNFIGLLGSSLEEGLHAKRHRQW, from the exons ATGGATCCCCGAGGTGGCATAACACAAATCGAGCTGGAGTACATGGTACACGATGAAGATGCAGAGCCCATTGCCCTGCCACTGCCACTTTTGGAGAAAATCACAAATTATTTTTCTCACGAGTTGATAATTGGAAGAGGTGGCTTCGCGGTGGTTTATAAGGTATCtcgggtgctgctgctgctgcaggcaGTGCTTGATAATGGCATTGTCACTGTGAAGAGGCTGTTCGATACGCACATGCATGAGGAACAATTCCAGGGTGAGGTGGAATGTCTCATGAAGGTGAAGCACAAAAACATTGTACGATTTCTTGGATATTGCGCCGACACGCAAGGGAACATTTCAGACTACAAAGGGAAAATGGTTATGGCAGATGTGCAGCAGCGGTTGCTCTGCTTTGAATATCTACCTAAAGGAAGTCTTGATGGTTATATAACAG ATTCACCCGGAGAACTTAACTGGAGAAAGCGATACGATATAATAAAGGGTATCTGTGAAGGGTTAAATTATCCTCACCAGAACAATATTCTGCACTTGGATCTAACACCCGGAAATATATTATTGGATGAGGATATGATGCCGAAAATTACTGATTTCGGATTGTCAAGGTGTTTTGAGGAAGACCAAACAGGGGTCATTACTAAAAATGTGGCCGGAACAAG GGGATATTTGGCGCCGGAATGCTATAACAAGGAAATCGTACTCGCGCACAAGTTTGACTTATATAGTCTTGGTGTTATAATGATAGAGATACTGACCGGAAAGAAGGGGTGTCAAGTTACTATTGAGAAT GTACTTCAAATTTGGAATAATACGGTGTTGGATGCACTGCAGTGGGGTCAAATACGAGTATGTGCGAAGATTGGGATGGAGTGCACAGAAGTCGATCCGGCAAAGAGACCAGCTAGTATGAAGCACATAATGGATTGGCTTGCTGAAATAGAATGTAGTACGCATGTAATCCCAGCAGGTGGGACAAGAGAGCTTCTTCTCGTTCACCCGTCCGCGCTTTGCTTCCCCTTTGAGCCCAACAAGGCTATCACATGCCCGCTGCAGCTAACAAATAACACCGATAAGCATGTTGCATTTAGGCTTATGGATAATAGCATGGAGTCTTCCTTCCTAAGGCTGCCATTGTATGACGTTATGCCACCTAACACACCTTACACTCTCATTGTGACAACACAAGAGAAAGAAGATCTACCACGAAAGTATATCATAGATGTGATCCTCCAAAGTGCTACATTAATATTGGGGGATGATGATCATATAAACACTTTCCGAAGCCAGCCAGACAAGTTTTTTCAAGAGACGGGGAATGATATACAGGTGGTGAAACGGAAAGCACTTTATACCTTGACACACATCGCAACgtcattctctaag CCAATTTTGTCCACAGTCAAG GTACACGTCTACATAGAAATGCATCTCAGTTGCTTGGACACAAACCGAGCCAAGCAGTG GATAATAATAGGAGATGAAAATGGACACGTTGGCTTTTGGGACTATCCGACACAG AAAAAAGTGGATGCGCTTAAAGTCTCAGCGAGTCGTG TTACGTGCATTAGATTCATTGAACGGAAGCAATGGATTGTTGCTGGGACAGAAGATGGGTATCTCCATGTGTACAGCTATGAAACAAGAATTCAGAAGATCACGAGTTTAAGAGTTGGTGCCATTGAGAATCTGGAGTCACGGGCTGCTCATACCCATCTGGCCATCCATCCAACCCAGCCATATTTGTTGTCGGTGTATGGTTTTAAAGTGAAACTTTGGGACTGGGACGTGGGCTGGGAGTGCATACAAACATTTGAGAATGAAGAGCTTATGACAATACTTCGAGTCGCATTTAACCCAAATGACACATTTGCGACTGCTTCGATGGATTGCACAGTGGAG GTTTGGAGTCTTGATTCTCCCGAATTTATATACACTCTAGTAGGGCATTCGAGCATAGTGAATTGCCTGGATTTCTTCACATGTGATGATCAGGAGTATTTGGTTACTGGCTCACATGATCAGACTGCAAAG ATATGGGATCTGCGGAAGATGATGTGTATACATACACTTGAGGCTTTCGTATCTCCAGTAATGTCTCTCTTGTACCAACCCGATCTTCAGATTCTAATTACAGGTTCAAAAGATGGCGCTATTTATTTGTGGAGCACCACAAACTGCGG GAATTATTCATGCCCCCCGACTCTTAATAGAGTCATCAAGATTGGTTGTGTTGGAGCTGTCTACCATATCGCATGTGTGATGGGAGG GCTTGTGATTGGAAAAGAAAATGCAGTGGCAATTATGGATATCGATGATGTGAATTATCAGGAGCAACCAACTGATAAAAGTGAGCAGCAATTAAGTGCATGCACGACACACCATGCCGGAGACATGTCTAAG CAGGAAAAGGCAGGGTCCATCAGCAAGCTACTTGATGTCCACCCGCTGGAACTCCGCTTCCCCTATTGTCCCAATGAGCCTATCCCTTGCTCACTGCACCTAACAAACAACACAGATGAAAATGTGGCATTTAGACTTGTAGACAAGAGTGGCAAGTCCCCATGGTGCTTCGCAAAGTTGCCGTTGTGCGGCATTGTACCTCACGGATCCACTTACACTTTGACTGTGACAATGAAGGAGGAGATGAAGCTAAAGGAAGAGACAGACTTTGATCTCGTTATTCAGAGCAGTTTATTGGGAGATAAGTACATCGAGGTATTCAATGACCAATCTGAGTCTGATACATTTTTCAAAGAAGCCAAACAGTTTGGGAATATGGTGCATGAAGTGACACTGAAAGCTGTTTATGTGCAGTACGGAGAGATCACATCTGAG AATATATCTGTGAAGTACAATCCTGACTCTTTGTGGTCCCTGGATGCACATCCAACAGAACCTTG GATTTTAACAGGTCATAATAGTGGATATGCTCGCATATGGAACAATGAGATGAAG TTCCTGATTAATTCGTTTAAAGTCTCAGATCAGGATGCAG GTTTAATGCTTTTAAACTGGGACCTGAGCTGGAAGACCACACGAATATTTGAGTCTGAGGCTGTCACAGCAGAGGCAGTTGCGTTCAACACAAGGGACACCAACAGTTTTGCGAGTGGGTCTTATGATGGCGAAGTACAG GTTTGGAGGTTCGATTCCTCCGACCCGGAATATTCTTTGCTTGGACATTTGAAGAAGGTGACATGCCTTGATTTTGTTACATGTGGAGATCAACAGTATTTGATCAGTGGATCTTATGACGCCACTGTCAAG ATCTGGGACTTGCAGAAAAGGGAGTGCATTTGTACGCTGGAAGCTATGTCGCCAGTTCATTGTGTCCTTGCCCATCCAAACCTTCCAGTTATAATTACAGGAACAGAACATGGCATCATTCATCTGTGGAACTCCACTGATTTCAG GCTAAAGAGAACCATTAGCTTAGGTGGCGGTGGACCTGTTATCACTCTCGGATGTTTGATGGGTTCACCAAG GGTTGTGATTGGACAAGAGAACGCATTTTTTGCCATGGATATCCACGATGACTGGGGCGGCCAACCCCAGGGGAGAGATAATTTCATTG GTTTGCTTGGTTCCTCTCTGGAGGAAGGGTTGCATGCCAAGAGACATAGACAGTGGTGA
- the LOC123149743 gene encoding uncharacterized protein isoform X4 — protein MDPRGGITQIELEYMVHDEDAEPIALPLPLLEKITNYFSHELIIGRGGFAVVYKVSRVLLLLQAVLDNGIVTVKRLFDTHMHEEQFQGEVECLMKVKHKNIVRFLGYCADTQGNISDYKGKMVMADVQQRLLCFEYLPKGSLDGYITDSPGELNWRKRYDIIKGICEGLNYPHQNNILHLDLTPGNILLDEDMMPKITDFGLSRCFEEDQTGVITKNVAGTRGYLAPECYNKEIVLAHKFDLYSLGVIMIEILTGKKGCQVTIENVLQIWNNTVLDALQWGQIRVCAKIGMECTEVDPAKRPASMKHIMDWLAEIECSTHVIPAGGTRELLLVHPSALCFPFEPNKAITCPLQLTNNTDKHVAFRLMDNSMESSFLRLPLYDVMPPNTPYTLIVTTQEKEDLPRKYIIDVILQSATLILGDDDHINTFRSQPDKFFQETGNDIQVVKRKALYTLTHIATSFSKPILSTVKVHVYIEMHLSCLDTNRAKQWIIIGDENGHVGFWDYPTQKKVDALKVSASRVTCIRFIERKQWIVAGTEDGYLHVYSYETRIQKITSLRVGAIENLESRAAHTHLAIHPTQPYLLSVYGFKVKLWDWDVGWECIQTFENEELMTILRVAFNPNDTFATASMDCTVEVWSLDSPEFIYTLVGHSSIVNCLDFFTCDDQEYLVTGSHDQTAKIWDLRKMMCIHTLEAFVSPVMSLLYQPDLQILITGSKDGAIYLWSTTNCGNYSCPPTLNRVIKIGCVGAVYHIACVMGGLVIGKENAVAIMDIDDVNYQEQPTDKSEQQLSACTTHHAGDMSKQEKAGSISKLLDVHPLELRFPYCPNEPIPCSLHLTNNTDENVAFRLVDKSGKSPWCFAKLPLCGIVPHGSTYTLTVTMKEEMKLKEETDFDLVIQSSLLGDKYIEVFNDQSESDTFFKEAKQFGNMVHEVTLKAVYVQYGEITSENISVKYNPDSLWSLDAHPTEPWILTGHNSGYARIWNNEMKFLINSFKVSDQDADRAHLHVYDCSCVTKIEKISFERGDYGTSTLLAVHPILPYVLASGLMLLNWDLSWKTTRIFESEAVTAEAVAFNTRDTNSFASGSYDGEVQVWRFDSSDPEYSLLGHLKKVTCLDFVTCGDQQYLISGSYDATVKIWDLQKRECICTLEAMSPVHCVLAHPNLPVIITGTEHGIIHLWNSTDFRLKRTISLGGGGPVITLGCLMGSPRVVIGQENAFFAMDIHDDWGGQPQGRDNFIGLLGSSLEEGLHAKRHRQW, from the exons ATGGATCCCCGAGGTGGCATAACACAAATCGAGCTGGAGTACATGGTACACGATGAAGATGCAGAGCCCATTGCCCTGCCACTGCCACTTTTGGAGAAAATCACAAATTATTTTTCTCACGAGTTGATAATTGGAAGAGGTGGCTTCGCGGTGGTTTATAAGGTATCtcgggtgctgctgctgctgcaggcaGTGCTTGATAATGGCATTGTCACTGTGAAGAGGCTGTTCGATACGCACATGCATGAGGAACAATTCCAGGGTGAGGTGGAATGTCTCATGAAGGTGAAGCACAAAAACATTGTACGATTTCTTGGATATTGCGCCGACACGCAAGGGAACATTTCAGACTACAAAGGGAAAATGGTTATGGCAGATGTGCAGCAGCGGTTGCTCTGCTTTGAATATCTACCTAAAGGAAGTCTTGATGGTTATATAACAG ATTCACCCGGAGAACTTAACTGGAGAAAGCGATACGATATAATAAAGGGTATCTGTGAAGGGTTAAATTATCCTCACCAGAACAATATTCTGCACTTGGATCTAACACCCGGAAATATATTATTGGATGAGGATATGATGCCGAAAATTACTGATTTCGGATTGTCAAGGTGTTTTGAGGAAGACCAAACAGGGGTCATTACTAAAAATGTGGCCGGAACAAG GGGATATTTGGCGCCGGAATGCTATAACAAGGAAATCGTACTCGCGCACAAGTTTGACTTATATAGTCTTGGTGTTATAATGATAGAGATACTGACCGGAAAGAAGGGGTGTCAAGTTACTATTGAGAAT GTACTTCAAATTTGGAATAATACGGTGTTGGATGCACTGCAGTGGGGTCAAATACGAGTATGTGCGAAGATTGGGATGGAGTGCACAGAAGTCGATCCGGCAAAGAGACCAGCTAGTATGAAGCACATAATGGATTGGCTTGCTGAAATAGAATGTAGTACGCATGTAATCCCAGCAGGTGGGACAAGAGAGCTTCTTCTCGTTCACCCGTCCGCGCTTTGCTTCCCCTTTGAGCCCAACAAGGCTATCACATGCCCGCTGCAGCTAACAAATAACACCGATAAGCATGTTGCATTTAGGCTTATGGATAATAGCATGGAGTCTTCCTTCCTAAGGCTGCCATTGTATGACGTTATGCCACCTAACACACCTTACACTCTCATTGTGACAACACAAGAGAAAGAAGATCTACCACGAAAGTATATCATAGATGTGATCCTCCAAAGTGCTACATTAATATTGGGGGATGATGATCATATAAACACTTTCCGAAGCCAGCCAGACAAGTTTTTTCAAGAGACGGGGAATGATATACAGGTGGTGAAACGGAAAGCACTTTATACCTTGACACACATCGCAACgtcattctctaag CCAATTTTGTCCACAGTCAAG GTACACGTCTACATAGAAATGCATCTCAGTTGCTTGGACACAAACCGAGCCAAGCAGTG GATAATAATAGGAGATGAAAATGGACACGTTGGCTTTTGGGACTATCCGACACAG AAAAAAGTGGATGCGCTTAAAGTCTCAGCGAGTCGTG TTACGTGCATTAGATTCATTGAACGGAAGCAATGGATTGTTGCTGGGACAGAAGATGGGTATCTCCATGTGTACAGCTATGAAACAAGAATTCAGAAGATCACGAGTTTAAGAGTTGGTGCCATTGAGAATCTGGAGTCACGGGCTGCTCATACCCATCTGGCCATCCATCCAACCCAGCCATATTTGTTGTCGGTGTATGGTTTTAAAGTGAAACTTTGGGACTGGGACGTGGGCTGGGAGTGCATACAAACATTTGAGAATGAAGAGCTTATGACAATACTTCGAGTCGCATTTAACCCAAATGACACATTTGCGACTGCTTCGATGGATTGCACAGTGGAG GTTTGGAGTCTTGATTCTCCCGAATTTATATACACTCTAGTAGGGCATTCGAGCATAGTGAATTGCCTGGATTTCTTCACATGTGATGATCAGGAGTATTTGGTTACTGGCTCACATGATCAGACTGCAAAG ATATGGGATCTGCGGAAGATGATGTGTATACATACACTTGAGGCTTTCGTATCTCCAGTAATGTCTCTCTTGTACCAACCCGATCTTCAGATTCTAATTACAGGTTCAAAAGATGGCGCTATTTATTTGTGGAGCACCACAAACTGCGG GAATTATTCATGCCCCCCGACTCTTAATAGAGTCATCAAGATTGGTTGTGTTGGAGCTGTCTACCATATCGCATGTGTGATGGGAGG GCTTGTGATTGGAAAAGAAAATGCAGTGGCAATTATGGATATCGATGATGTGAATTATCAGGAGCAACCAACTGATAAAAGTGAGCAGCAATTAAGTGCATGCACGACACACCATGCCGGAGACATGTCTAAG CAGGAAAAGGCAGGGTCCATCAGCAAGCTACTTGATGTCCACCCGCTGGAACTCCGCTTCCCCTATTGTCCCAATGAGCCTATCCCTTGCTCACTGCACCTAACAAACAACACAGATGAAAATGTGGCATTTAGACTTGTAGACAAGAGTGGCAAGTCCCCATGGTGCTTCGCAAAGTTGCCGTTGTGCGGCATTGTACCTCACGGATCCACTTACACTTTGACTGTGACAATGAAGGAGGAGATGAAGCTAAAGGAAGAGACAGACTTTGATCTCGTTATTCAGAGCAGTTTATTGGGAGATAAGTACATCGAGGTATTCAATGACCAATCTGAGTCTGATACATTTTTCAAAGAAGCCAAACAGTTTGGGAATATGGTGCATGAAGTGACACTGAAAGCTGTTTATGTGCAGTACGGAGAGATCACATCTGAG AATATATCTGTGAAGTACAATCCTGACTCTTTGTGGTCCCTGGATGCACATCCAACAGAACCTTG GATTTTAACAGGTCATAATAGTGGATATGCTCGCATATGGAACAATGAGATGAAG TTCCTGATTAATTCGTTTAAAGTCTCAGATCAGGATGCAG ATCGTGCTCACCTCCATGTGTATGACTGTTCATGTGTAACAAAAATCGAAAAGATCAGTTTTGAACGTGGTGATTACGGGACCAGTACACTACTAGCTGTTCATCCGATCCTACCATATGTGTTGGCATCAGGTTTAATGCTTTTAAACTGGGACCTGAGCTGGAAGACCACACGAATATTTGAGTCTGAGGCTGTCACAGCAGAGGCAGTTGCGTTCAACACAAGGGACACCAACAGTTTTGCGAGTGGGTCTTATGATGGCGAAGTACAG GTTTGGAGGTTCGATTCCTCCGACCCGGAATATTCTTTGCTTGGACATTTGAAGAAGGTGACATGCCTTGATTTTGTTACATGTGGAGATCAACAGTATTTGATCAGTGGATCTTATGACGCCACTGTCAAG ATCTGGGACTTGCAGAAAAGGGAGTGCATTTGTACGCTGGAAGCTATGTCGCCAGTTCATTGTGTCCTTGCCCATCCAAACCTTCCAGTTATAATTACAGGAACAGAACATGGCATCATTCATCTGTGGAACTCCACTGATTTCAG GCTAAAGAGAACCATTAGCTTAGGTGGCGGTGGACCTGTTATCACTCTCGGATGTTTGATGGGTTCACCAAG GGTTGTGATTGGACAAGAGAACGCATTTTTTGCCATGGATATCCACGATGACTGGGGCGGCCAACCCCAGGGGAGAGATAATTTCATTG GTTTGCTTGGTTCCTCTCTGGAGGAAGGGTTGCATGCCAAGAGACATAGACAGTGGTGA